From Alloacidobacterium dinghuense:
TAGCCGAGGGTCCCCAGAATGCCGAGCAGTCCGCCGCCAATCAGCTTCTTGCGCGAGAGCGCTATGTTCTCTTTGTAGATCTGCTCCGAAAGACCGGCAAAGCGGCTCGTCAGATACTCATTCAGATTAAAGAGTTTCAGTTCCTTCGCAGCTTCTTTGCTCCCACCCACCTGCCGCAGATAATCCATTAACCGTTTCGCCGGGGTCTGATGAAAGTTCTTCGCATATCCCAGAAAAGCAAAATGCGTCTCGCCCAGAAATGAGGGGATGATGCCGAGGGCAAGCAGCACCATCAGCCAGGGCGAGTAGTAGAGCAGCGTTATGGTGAAAACCAGGGTCGTGATGATCTGCTGGAAGAGCCGTCCCATCTGCTGAATCAGAACCAGCCGGTCCGTTGCCTGGACCCGTGCGCGTTCCAGCCTGTCGTAGTAAACCGGGTCTTCGTATGTCGTCAGATCAAGCTGCGCTGCCTGCCGCATGACCTCGATGCTCACGTGGTGGCTGTAGCGGTCAGCCAGCAGGGAATCGAAGTAGTCGATAGTCCGCGTCAGGATTCCTGTCAGAACAGCCAGTCCGACTTCCAGCGCGACAATCCACCAGAAGTGATCCGGCAGACCTTGATGCCGCAAAACATGCTCGACGCCGTTGATGATCCAGGCCGCTACCTTGGCAATCGCCCATGGCATCATGGCGACAAAAACGCGCAGAATCAGCCCCCACGCCACTACTTGCGGCCCGGATTCCCAAAGAATCTTCAGGACCGGCGGCACGTTTTTCAGCGCACGAATGCGGTCGCCCCATGCATTCTGCGGGCTTGCGTTTTGGCTTTGGCTCATGGGTCAGATACACCACCCCATCCGCGCAAGGCATCCGCCATCATGCGAACCGTCCGAGGTGAGTATCTTGTTCAGATGCAAGCTCCTCTGCCTATGTTGTTTACGGCTCTCCGCAGATGGCACATTTGTTGGCCACTTTTAGTCTCGCTAAGTCCTTGTTTTTGCGGCTTATTCATGGGAAATTCGCCCAATTGTAACAATTCACTGGGAATCTAGAGCAGGACTGGCTACGCCCCATCGCTGAAGACATTGCAGTTTGCCACTTACAGGCATTGCACTACGTGTGTCCTCGGCCATGGGGTGGTTCGTATGCACAATCCTCGCATTAAGTCTTGCAAATACAAAGAGATAGAAGAACCCGTTGTTAAAGAGAGGTCAAATGAAAACGAATTTGAAAGCGCTGGCGAGTTTCGTGCTGGCATCGGCCGTGGTCGCCGGATACGCACAAACCGCCACCACCCCGACGGTGCACGCGGCCAAAAAGAAGGCCGCTCCCGCCAAGCCTTCGGTGGAATCGCAGATTGAAGCGCTTCGCGACCAGATGAATTCACAGAATTCGCAGATCCAGGTGTTGAAGCAGCAGCTTTCTGACCGCGATTCGCAACTACGGCAGGCACAAGATGCCGCCTCCCAAGCACAGGCCGCAGCTGCCCAGGCGCAACAGGCCGCTCAGGCCCAGCAGGCAGCAATCGGTGAAAACACCCAGGCCGTTGCCAGTCTGCAGGGATCGGTTACCGATCTGAAGACCAACACCCAGTCCATCGTGACCACGGTGCAGGACCAGCAGGCTCAGGTCAAGAAGCAGATCGAGAACCCCGACGCGATTCACTTCAAGGGAATTACGCTTTCGCCAACGGGCAGCTTTATTGAAGCTGCGACCGTTTACCGCAACCGTGCTCTGGCCTCCGATATCAACACGCCGTTCAGTTCGATTCCGTATGCAGGCGCTGACAATGCCAACATTTCCGAGTTCTACGGAACTGGCCGCCAGTCCCGTATCGCCCTTCAGGCTGAAGGCAAGCTGGACGACTGGACGCTGCGTGGCTACTGGGAAGCTGACTGGCTCGGCACCGGCGTGACCTCGAACAACAACGAAAGCAACAGCTATGTGTTGCGTCAGCGCCAGCTCTGGGCTGAGGCAGAATCCAGGAGTGGCTGGGTCTTCACTGCCGGTCAGCAGTGGAGTCTCGCGACTGAGGACAGGGTTGGAATTGTCAACACGACCGAAGTCCTGCCGCAAACCATCGACGCAGCGTATAACGCCGGCTTCGTATGGGAACGTCAGTACGGCGCTCGCATCGTCAAGAATTTCCATGACGGACTCTGGGCTGGTATCTCGGTCGAAAATCCGCAGACCCTCACCCCAAGCTGCGCGGGGACCGGAACCAAATCTGATGGTACAACGCCGCTGACCTGCCCCAACAACTACCTGATCGGAGCCACCGGCACCAATGGCGGTCTCTACAATGGTGCGGGACAGCCGGGTGCGTCTTCTTCGTCTCCGGTTACAACCTACTCCTACAACCTGGCCCCCGATATGATCGCCAAAGTCGTCTACGAGAATCCGAAGTTCGGCCACTATGAACTCTTTGGCATTGCCCGGTTCTTCCGTGATCGCGTTTATCCGAACTCTACCTCGACGACAGTTCCCACCGGAACAGGCGCCTACAATGACGCGACCGTCGGCGGCGGTATCGGCGGCAGCGCATATGTCCCGGCGACCAAGTATTTCCATGTTGGTCTCAGCGGACTGTACGGCGATGGCACCAACCGCTACGGCGCCAGTCAGCTGCCTGACGCGACCATCCGTCCTTCGGGCCAACTCGCTCTGCTGCACGGCTACTCTGCCCTCAGCACGGTGGTCTTCCACGCCTCGCCTCGCCTGGATGTCTACTTTAACGGCGGCATCGACGGCAGCTTCCGGAATTACTTCCAGGATCAGAACGGCTACATTGGCTATGGCCTTTATGGCACGCAGGACAAAGGCTGCGGCATCGAGGTCGCTCCCGGAACTGCCCCGCAGGTCGGCTATCAGCCGTCAGCTCCTGCCAATTGCGGCAGCCCCACCAAGAACGAGCAGGAGTACACTCTCGGCTACTGGTATGACTTCTACCGTGGACCGAAGGGTCGCTTCCGTCAGGGCATTCAGTACAGCTACATCGGACGCTATGGCTGGTCCGGTGCAAATGGCACTCCGAAGGGCAACGAAAACGAGCTCTACACCTCGTTCCGTTACTTCCTGCCGTAAGCTGCCGGATGGCAACAACTCGAAGGGCATCCAGCAATGGATGCCCTTTTTATTTCCAGCAAAAAAGCGCCGCTACGGAAGAGCCGCAGCGGCGCGCCAGTTCTATACAACGGAAGATCATACCGCCGTGCTTTTTCTTTGACCAGTTGTCGTCACGAATGCCCTTTGCTGGTACAACAAATCCGGATTTTCTTTCAGTGATGGTCTAATAGTCCATGCTCATTTCAGCACGTCGAAACCTTCTGAGCTTCCTTGTCCTCACTCTCTGGCTTGCGTCGAGTGGATGCAACTCCCAAACAGCAGCCCCGCCGCAACCCCAAAGCAGCAATAGCAATAGCAACATCGATCTGCCGGCAGTCTCTTCGCGCCTGCATCAGATCGCCGACAGCGGCAACCTCGCCGACCTGCACTGGCCCAATTTCACCGACTATCGCCTGCATTTTGTGCACATCTACGAGGCGTCAAACTTCGCTCCCGTCTGGCTCAATAGCGGCAAGCCGACGCCGCAGGCCCTCGCCGTCATCCAGGCGCTCCAGGCCAGCAAGCAAAAAGGGTTGAACCCGGATGATTACGACGCGTCGCGCTGGACCGATCGCCTGCAATCACTCAACGGCTCGCCCACACCCGACACGCTGGCGCGCTTCGACGCCGCACTTACTGTAGGCGTAATGCGCTACATCTCCGACCTGCACATCGGCCGCGTAAATCCGAAGCACTTCAATTTCGGCATCGATATTGAGCAGAAGAAGTATGATCTTCCGCAATTTGTAACAACCAAAGTGATAAACGCGGCAAACGTGCAGAGCGTACTCGACGGAGTCGAGCCTCCCTACGACGGTTACCGGCACACCGAAGATGCTTTGCATCACTACATGCAGCTGGCCGATCAGGGCGATGGTCCTGCCGTGCCTGATGTCACAAAGACAATATCCCCGGGCGATGCTTACCCCGGCGTCAGTCAACTCGTGCAGCGTCTCCATCTCTTCGGCGACCTTCGCGCCGATACGCCGGTCGACGCCAATTCGCCCACCTATTCCGGATCCATGGTCGACGGCGTCAAGACCTTCCAGTCGCGCCATGGCCTCGCCGTGACCGGCAAGATCGATAAGGACACGATTCGCCAGCTCAACACGCCGCTCGCCTTCCGCGTCAGCCAGTTGCAGGATGCGCTGGAGCGCTGGCGCTGGCTGCCGCCGCAGTTTCCGCAGCCTCCGATTGTGGCGAACATTCCCGAATTCATCGTGCGCGCCTACGGTCCGAATCAGAAGGTAGCCTTCGCCAGCAACGTGGTTGTGGGCAAAGCGCTCCGTACTCAGACGCCAGTCTTTGCCAACACGATGAAATACATCGTCTTCCGCCCCTACTGGAATGTCCCGACAGGTATCGTGCGCGGGGAAATCATTCCTGGCATCACCCGCGATCGCAGCTACATCAGCAAGAAGAATTTCGAGGTCACCGATTTCAACGGTAAGGTCATCACCGATGGCCCCGTCAGCGACGAAGTCCTCGCCCAGCTTCGCGCCGGGAAGCTGACGGTTCGCCAGAAACCAGGGCCAACGAACTCGCTCGGGCTGATCAAGCTCATGTTCCCGAATGAGTACAACGTTTATCTGCACAGCACGCCCGCCCAACAACTCTTCTCGCAGTCGCGCCGCGATTTCAGCCACGGATGCGTGCGTGTCGAAAAACCGGCGGAACTCGCAGCCTACGTCCTGCGCAACCAGCCGCCGTGGACGCTCGAAAAAGTGCAACAAGCCATGCAATCAGGCCCGGACAATCAGCAGGTCAACCTGACGACGCCCGTCCCAGTGCTTATTCTGTATGTGACGGCAGTCGTCGAAGAGGACGGTACCGTACACTTCTTCAACGACATCTACGGCTACGACAAGACGCTTGAAGCCGTATTGGCGAAGGGCCAACCCTACCCCGGCTAAAGGATGAAAAGCGCCTCACCCTCAATGGACGAGGCGCTGTCATCCTGACCCTGAACGCAGTGAAGGGAAGGATCTGCTTTTCTAGACAGGGGCACGAAAATGGCGCGCCCCATCCTTTCGCGCAATTGGGAAAGGGTGGGAGAGCATAATTTATATTGCCTCCGAGGCCAAATGGCGCAATAATAAAGCCAGGTGGCCATCATGTCCGTAGCTGAAATTGCCGAAGTCCTCGGCGGCAACAAGACCTTCAAGCACGCAGTCAGGAATTCTGACGACTTGGCCACATCCATCCGTGCTGGTTTGCCAGCGACCATCATCTCCGTGTTGGCTGAGAGGCTGACGTTGCACCGGCTCGACGTGGCGAAGCATCTGGGGATTCCGCCGCGGACGCTGACGCGGAGATTGTCCCGGCACGCCCGCCTCACCGTCGACGAGTCGGACCGCGCCGCCCGCATGGCAAGAATCATTGCCCTGGCGACGGAAGTCCTCGGAGCAAATGAGAAGGCAGCCTCATGGCTGCGCACCCCAAATCGCGCCCTGGGAGGCAGGCAGCCGATCGATGAGATTGCAACCGATCCCGGTTACAGATCTGTCGAAGAGGTGCTCTACGCCATCGCGTACGGTATGTACAGCTAATGCAGGTCTGGAGACTCTGCAGCCAGAAATATCTCTCAAGTGCATTTTCCGGCATAGGCGGAATGTATGCCTCCCGCAGGTGGAACGAGAAAGGCAATCTCATCGTTTACACGGCGACTTCTCGCGCGCTGGCGGCAATGGAGTATTTCGTGAACCTGGAGCCGAATCAGGCCCCAAATGATCTGACGATGCTCGAAGCCCATGTGCCGGACGCAGAGGTGGAACAACTGGATCTCAGTCTGTTGCCAAGAAACTGGTTCGAAATCGACAATCGCGAGTGCCAGAAAATTGGTACCGCATGGCTGAAGAGTCGACGGTCCGTGGGCCTGAAAGTTCCTTCTGTCCCAATTCGAGGAGATTGGAACGTCCTGCTCAATCCGTCCCACCCAGATTTCAAGCAGGTGTCAATCACATCGCAGGAACCGTTCTTCTACGACGAACGCATGTTCAGGAAACGCTAGGGTAGAAGCACGAGTCCTTATGCGGTGATTATCGCGGTTGCAACGGGCTTTAACTCTGGGATTGGCCTTTTACCAGCGCCGCACACGCCCTACATCGACATGCACAAAATCTGACGAGGCATAATACCCAACGCCGCCGCGCTGCATCGAGAGGGCTGCGTCGCGCACCTGCGCGGTGGGAACACCGGGTATGCGGATGTCAATGGCCTTGGCTTCCATGTGCTGGCTGTGCAGGGCGACGCCGTGGCCGTGCTCGCGCAGATAGTTGTTGCTCCAAGGCGTGCGGTAGCCGCAGACGATATCGATCTCACCGTTCGGATGACCGAGCCGCGCCATCAGGTCGTGCAGAAGGTCGAATTCCTTTACGTCGTAGTCTTTTTCGTCGCCTGTGCGATGGTCGCGCAGAAAGCGATCGAGCTCCGCGACTGCATCCGGCAGGTATTGATTGCCGATCCGATAGACCACGTCGATCCGCTCGCCGGTGTGCAGATGGTAGAGACGGAGGCGGTATTGTTCCGGATTGACGGAACCGTCACCGCTCGCGGCGTGCATCGAGGAACCGGCAAAAAGTGTCAGGCCGGCGACAACACCGGCGCAAAGGAAATTCTTCAATCGCATCTTGCAAATACCAGCCTTCATTATACGTTCTTAAATGAAAGAAAACGCCGCCGATTTGGCTCAGAAAGCCCCCATCCCGTCCTGGTTCGTGCCCGCCTGCAAACCCTTGTCCAGCCCTGGAACGGCAAAATAATGAGCTAGATATCTTTGACAGAGGTCGGAGTAGACCTTGGTCCTGCGAAAGCAGGACGACGGTAGAAGAGCGTGGCTTCAGCCCCGCGTTAGGATCCACAAAGAAAGGGCTTCAGCCCGGGACTGTCTGCTTGCTTTTCCTTTGTCAAGGGGGTGATCAGCAAAATAATTCGTAACGGTCCCAATATAGCTGACGCATCAAAATCGAACTGAGTGAACAGTAAGTTATAGAATCTGAGCGACTTATACTTTTGACAGCACGTTCATTCGGTAAGTGGTATTTGCTTGAAACGCAATAGTTTAGCCTAATCTGATGCGTCAAATATATTGATCCCTTCGTAACTTATTGAAACGAAGGCTCTAATTCTTGCCTGAATTTGGCGTGTTATTTTGCTAGTGCCGCGAATTATATCGTGCGAGGAAACTCTTGAAACAAGGCGAATAATAGGCGAATATAAGTACCATAAGGGGAACTCTTGATACCCCTAGATGCTGCGCTTGCATAGAATTTTGTACAAAATGCTGCATCTTACTGGTAATGTTTCGTCAAATCCTTATGGAATGGTTTCCATAGGTTTGCCAAGGAGGAAGACCTCCATCCCCCGAGCAGTAGCGACCCTCACCACGTCGCTAAGGAGGTTGATATGAGAAAAGAGAAAAAAATGACCGAATTGGTCATTTACATCAGTAAGAAATTGTCAAATGACAAATATTTTGGGCAAGTAAAACTAAATAAGGTGATTTTCTTCTCCGATTTCACGGCTTATGGGCGTTTAGGGCATACGATCACCGGGGCAGACTATCAGCATTTGGGCGAAGGCCCAGCTGCTCGCTCAATCGTCCCTATTCAGAGGAGGATGCAGCAAGCGGGAATCCTCGTAATTGAGCCGAGGTCGCTTTATGCGTATACCCAAGATAGGCCCGTTTCATTGCGCGATCCCGATCTAAGTTGCTTTACGGGTGAAGAGGTAGCCATAGTGGATGCCTGGATAGACAGACTTCGGCCCATGACAGCCAAGCAGGCCAGCAATCTCTCGCATGACACATTTGGTTGGAGGAGCACGAAGAACGGCGAAACGATCGATCCACGTTCAGTGTTTATTTCATGGCGAAAGCCAAGTGCAGCCGATATCGAACGAGGTCAAGAGCTAGCGAAGGAACACGGTCTATTGGTCTAGAAACGACACGTGAGACAGATTCGCTGGGAACACATTACAGAAGACCAGATCAGGGCCATCGGATGCGGTTTCCAGCGTTTCGATGAAATGATGCTCGTCTTGGAAGAGGTGCTTTGCAAGCACCCCGAGTGCTTTCACGTAATCGATGGAACAAGGTTGAGCGTTTGTTTCACAAATGACTTTTGCGGAGAATCATTCGCTGATATTCCGGCACTCAGAATGTACTTCTATTACGACCAATACAACATCTACATCACGGCGGTTGATGTTGGCCCAGAGTACGACAAGGAGATTTCTTAACTCAGTATCATGAAAACACCACCAAACAGCCCCGAATTCGCAAGATTTACGAACATATCGCGGTTGCTGCGATGCAATAGTGAAGAAGCGTTCCACAGAATACGCCGCATTCACGAATCTCGTGGACCGTGTTCTATCGGTTCCATGCAAAGAGATGGATGCAACGACGCGAAAGAGAATAGCGCAAGCAGGTAGACGAATTGCCTAAGTGATTGAAAACACTAGACTCAACTTAACCTCTTTGAAATCATGGGCATAGCGGGGGATGATCCCCGCTAAAGTATTGAAAACAAAGAAAGCATCCGCAGATAGGGGAGGGGGTGGAAGGGCTTAGAGCCCCCGGTACGAACCACCATCCACCAGCAGCGTCTGTCCGGTAATCGAAGCAGCTGGCGCCGAAGCAAGCCACACGATGGCTGCAGCAACCTCTTCGGGAGTAGCCATGCGCCGGACAGGAATGTCCTGCATCAGGTCATGCTCCGCCTGTTCGAATGAAATACCTTTGGCGGCTGCGCGCTTCTCGAGGATTTCCACGGATCGGTCTGTCGAGGTGAATCCAGGACCAACGTTGTTGACGGTGATTCCCTCCGGGCCAAACTGCCCTGCCAGCGAGCGCACCAGCCCCATCACTCCAGCCCGGATGGAGTTCGAGAGCACCAGCTCCGGCACCGGCTGCTTGACGGTATACGATGTCAAGGTGACGATGCGTCCCCACTTCTGCTGCTGCATGTAGGGCAGCACCGCCTGCGCGAAAGAGACGATGCTGCGCAGGTTAAGCTGCCAGGCACGCTCCCACTCCTCCATCGTCGTCGAAAGAAACGGTTTGGCGGGTGGGCCCCCGGCATTGGTCACGCAGACATCCACGCGCCCAAGTTTTTGATGAGCAGCCTGCACAAAGCTGCGCACAGCGCTGTCATCGCTCACGTCGAAAGCAACGGTGAAGGTTTGAATACCGAAGCGCTCAGCGGCCTCACGAGCCACAGCTTCCAGCGGGCCTTGCTGGCGGGCGCAAAGCGCAAGATGCGCGCCTTCAGCGGCGAATGCGAGCGCGGTAGCTTTGCCGATCCCCTGGCTGGACGCGGCGACGATAGCGACACGGTTCTTCAGACCTGTTTCCATGGCAATGGCTCCATAGTATCCGAGGATTGGATAAGATTGGGTCGCCGCCATTCTAAAGGAGGATTTTGCCTTGTCATCTCAATGGAAGCACACGCCACTCTCAGCGATTCCGGTCGAGCATCTCAACCCGCTTCTCGAACGCCAGTTTGTGCATGGCGAGCAGTCCATGCTCGCGCGCCTCCTGCTGCGCAAAGGCTGCATCGTTCCCGAGCACAGCCACCACAACGAGCAGATCTCATACATTCTTGAAGGCGCGCTCCGCTTCACCCTCAACGGCAATGAGGTTGTCACCGTCAATGCAGGAGAAACGTTAGTGATTCCGTCGAACGTCAAGCACAGTGCTGAGGCGCTGGTAGACACGATCGATTTGGATGTATTCGCGCCGCCGCGTGCGGACTGGATCGGCGGAACGGACGCATACCTGCGAAAGTAATCTCCTGAAATTGTCCGGCCATCCTGGAGGAATCGAGATGAACGTCTCTCAACTCGACAAGATCATGAGCGAACTCACAGATGGGCGCACAGAACTGGTCTTCGACATACTCGCGGCCGGGCAGCCAGCCGCGTACAGAGATCAAAATAGCGTATCCCTGATGCAGCATTGCGCTTACTACGGCGATGTAAGCGCGATCCGATATCTTCTTGCGCATGGCGAGTCGCTCAACTCCCTGGGCACGAACCTCGGATTGAATGCGGCTTCGTTTCATGGACACTGGAGGCTTTGTAAGTTCCTTCTGGAACATGGCGCAGACGTAAATCAGCCTGATACCGACACAGGAGAAACGCCTCTCCATGCAGCACTATCCAAGACGGACCGTCTGGTCTACGACCGTGTGCTTGAAGTGCTCTTGTCCTTCGGAGCCGACCCGAATATCGCAACAAAGCCTGACGTCGAGACAGGCGCCTTCATGCGAGATTGCAGAACGAAAGGGGAGACTCCACTGCATCGCGCAGCCGCCTTCGGAGAAGCGGACACCATAAGCCTCTTGCTGAACGCAGGCGCAAGGATCGACGCCAGGGACATGAACGGCGATACGCCATTAGGATGGGCCAGTTGGTATCTGCGTCCGGATCCTATCCTGAGACTACTTCTCTACGGAAACTTCCGAATCCACCCGCAACGCCAGAGCATGCGAGCCTATCTGCTGGGGAAGCCTCAAGTCTGAGGGCCTATGGCGCGGAAAGTTCATCTGCCGCTCGACCCAAACCCCTTCGCTCCACGCGAGCTTTCCGTAAGGGTGTCGACGGCCGTGATTTCAAGATGAGTCATCGACTGAAAGGGAGACATTTGTGCGATCTTGTCCCCTTTGTGGATGGCTATGCAGGCGTCGGTTTGTTCCAGCTCAGCGTTGGTTAACGCTCCCTGCGCATCGCGAGCAACACGCAGGGAATACTTCGGCTGATTGATGTTCACCAGGCACACGAGGATCTCTCCCCGATAGCCCGCGTCAATGCGTCCTCCCGCGTACGTGACTCCCTTGGCGGCCATCGAGGAACGGTCGCCAAGCACAAAGCCACAGCCTTCCGGTCCTTCCACCGCAATGCCGGTCCGCACTCGTGCAGGGACGCCGGGCTCGAGCACGACATCCTCAATCGCGTAGAGGTCGAAGCCAAGATCGCTGCCTGCGTAGTTCACCGTAGGCACACGCGCATCGGGGTGGAGGAGTTGAACCTTGATCATTTCTTGCGGGGGAGCCTTCCTGCTTAGCTGGCGCCGTTCCCGTTGCCTTGCTTTCGCTGCTTCGCCCAGCGGCGCTTTTGCGCGTCGGCAATGCGTTTGCGGGCTTCGGGACTGAGGTAGCGTTTCTTACGGATGCCGGAAAGGCCTCCAGCGAGAAACTTACTGCCGGCGGAACCTTGTAGCAGTGACCGCACTTTTTCCAACCGGCCGATTTCTTCATCGATAGCAACAACGATTTCATCTCTTGTCATATTTCTTATCCTTAACTTTGTAAACAAAAGTGGTTCAGTTACTGGGTAACGGGAACATTGGTAAATATTAATTTAATTTAACCAACGGTTAAAAGCTTTCATAAGTGCGGTTATAGTTTCAAGTCAAAAATTTTGTGAAATATACGTGTTATTTGCAAGTTAGGTCATACGTTACCGCGATAATCCTTGTTTTATTACGAATGAATCAAAGAAGGACATTCACCAGGAATTCGCGGTCTTTTCTCTGATCTTTAAAATTGAATTACCTCATGCGTAGCATGATGATGGCGTGTTCACCAATCTACGCGTTAACAGGCCCCGGAAGTTAGCCGCCTCAGCGTCAGCCTCCATCGGGCTTTTTGATCTTTCGGCCGGAGGCTCGGCGGGACTTCTAACACCGCATATCTCCGTCGAGCTGGGGAAGTACCAGATCCGGCTCGCTGCGTCGGAAGCAGAGCGCGAGTCAGCATGCAGGCTGCGCTTTAAGGTGTTTAACCTGGAACTGGGTGAAGGACTTATGTCGTCCTACTCAACCGGCCTCGATAAAGACCGTTTCGACTATGTCTGCGACCATCTGATTGTCGAAGACCGGTCGACGGGCGAGGTCGTCGGCACCTACCGCATGCAGTCCGGCAGCGAGGCGCGCCGGCACTGGGGATACTATAGCGCGCAGGAATTTGACTTTGCCGCTTATGAGCCAGTGCGCGAGCAGGTGTTGGAACTTGGTCGTGCATCAATTGATCGCGATCATCGCTCGAGTGAAGTGCTTACTCTGCTGTGGCGGGGGATTGCGCAGTACAGTAGATCTTGTGGGCTGCGCTATTTGATTGGCTGTTCTTCCCTCAATTCACAGGACCCAGCCGAGGGCTGGGCAATTTATGAACAACTGAAGCCCTTTCTCGCATCGGCAGAATTTATCACAAGGCCAACTTCCGCATACACTTTGCCGCCGGGTAGTGGTCTGCCACAAAATCCACCCAAGATTCCGAGGCTCCTGAAGACGTATATTGGAGTAGGGGCGCGAATCTGTGGCGAGCCGGCCTGGGACCGGGAATTTGGCACGATCGACTTTCTCACCCTGCTGGATCTGCGACAGCTGACCCCCGCTGCGAGGAACCGATTTCTACCCGACGAAGAACATTAGAGAGCTTTTGCCGCAGCCGATGGCGCCTCATTGTTCTGTTGCTCACGCTGCTGCAGTTGTTTGTGCGGTTTGCATGGTTGCGTGTGCGAAAGAGGCGATTGACCCTTGCCGATCGCGCTGAGTGGATGCAGGCATCGTGTGCCCTGGTTTTGCGCCGCCTTTCCATTGCACTCACGATCGAAGGTCCTCTGCCAAGTTCGGGACTTGTAGTCTCCAATCACCTCACTTACTTTGACATCCTGCTCCACGCGGCCGCCGGCCCGCGAATCTTCGTCTCGAAAGCGGATGTGCGGTTATGGCCGCTCTTTGGGTGGCTTGCGCGTTGCGGCGGAACGATCTTCATTACCCGCGGCAGCCGCTCAGGAGCGACGGAGGCGGCGATCAGCGTTGAGTATGCGCTGCGTTCGGGCGTGACCGTGGTGCTTTTCCCGGAAGGCACGAGCACGGACGGAACCACTCTGCTGCCATTCCATTCCTTCCTCTTCGAGCCAGCAGTGGAGGCCGAAGCGCTCGTAACGGCGTCGGCGCTGAACTACGACGCCAAAGGGGTGGAGGAGCGCGATCTTTGTTACTACGGCGATATGCAGTTCGTGCCCAACTTGGTGGAAGTGTTCGAGCACGAGGGTATCCGCAGCAGGATTCGCTACGATAGCAGGCCGCGCGTCTACAGCAGCCGCAAGCACGCCGCGAATGACACCTGGGAGCGCGTGGCGCGACTCCGTCTGCGCGCCAGCCTCGATCCTCTGTCTGATTCACCCTGGCACACGACTATGGCTGGCGGGGCCCGCTGATTTTTCAGCGGAGATTCCTCTCTCATCCCCCTGATGATTGGCTTAGCAGAGTAGTTGACGAATTCTGGTAAATGTTTTCTCATGCTCTGGCAACCGAATTTCTGCAGTCCGCCACGTCTCTTCCGAGGGATACATGCAACGACGCGAATTTCTCAAAACCAGCGCCCTGGCTGGTTCTGCCTATTTCCTGTTCCGCAAGCAGGCACTCGCCGCCACTGCGGATGCCCACATCGAAGTTCTGGTCAACGAGCCGATCGCAACGATCCAGCCGGAAATTTATGGCCAC
This genomic window contains:
- a CDS encoding GNAT family N-acetyltransferase, translating into MFTNLRVNRPRKLAASASASIGLFDLSAGGSAGLLTPHISVELGKYQIRLAASEAERESACRLRFKVFNLELGEGLMSSYSTGLDKDRFDYVCDHLIVEDRSTGEVVGTYRMQSGSEARRHWGYYSAQEFDFAAYEPVREQVLELGRASIDRDHRSSEVLTLLWRGIAQYSRSCGLRYLIGCSSLNSQDPAEGWAIYEQLKPFLASAEFITRPTSAYTLPPGSGLPQNPPKIPRLLKTYIGVGARICGEPAWDREFGTIDFLTLLDLRQLTPAARNRFLPDEEH
- a CDS encoding lysophospholipid acyltransferase family protein encodes the protein MTLADRAEWMQASCALVLRRLSIALTIEGPLPSSGLVVSNHLTYFDILLHAAAGPRIFVSKADVRLWPLFGWLARCGGTIFITRGSRSGATEAAISVEYALRSGVTVVLFPEGTSTDGTTLLPFHSFLFEPAVEAEALVTASALNYDAKGVEERDLCYYGDMQFVPNLVEVFEHEGIRSRIRYDSRPRVYSSRKHAANDTWERVARLRLRASLDPLSDSPWHTTMAGGAR